A region from the Catellatospora sp. TT07R-123 genome encodes:
- a CDS encoding S8 family peptidase: protein MKLRSIVTLAAGAAVATVATLAVPASAQTPSAVDTAATQDASTQYIVKFKAGADRGALLKSVGARLGISLTDQRELAVGGHVVTADRRTAGLLAALQASGQVEYAEPDTQMYALSTPNDPSYPQQWHYFEPTAGMNLPGAWDLATGTGVVVAVLDTGKTSHPDLDSHWLAGYDFISSSTTARDGNGRDANPQDQGDWYAAGECGSTTAANSSWHGTHVAGTIAALGNNSLGVAGVAYDAKILPVRVLGKCGGTSSDIADAIVWASGGTVSGVPANPNPAKVINLSLGGSGTCSTTYRNAISSANSRGTTVVVAAGNSNANASGFTPANCAGVVTVAALDRAGNRAFYSNFGATVEVSAPGGEVRLETDPPGTRSTPQDGILSTLNDGLTTPGNPSYTTYMGTSMAAPHVAGLVALMLSKKPTLTPAQVLSALQAHTRPIPGTCTGGCGTGLVDAAATVAAL, encoded by the coding sequence GTGAAGCTCAGGTCGATCGTCACGCTGGCCGCGGGCGCAGCCGTGGCCACTGTGGCAACACTCGCCGTGCCGGCCTCGGCACAGACACCGTCGGCCGTGGACACTGCGGCCACCCAGGACGCGTCCACCCAGTACATCGTCAAGTTCAAGGCCGGGGCGGACCGCGGCGCGCTGCTGAAGTCCGTCGGCGCCCGGCTCGGCATCTCCCTGACCGACCAGCGCGAACTCGCCGTCGGCGGCCACGTCGTCACGGCGGACCGGCGCACCGCCGGCCTGCTCGCCGCTCTGCAGGCCTCCGGCCAGGTCGAGTACGCCGAGCCCGACACGCAGATGTACGCGCTGTCGACCCCGAACGACCCGAGCTACCCCCAGCAGTGGCACTACTTCGAGCCGACCGCCGGCATGAACCTGCCCGGCGCCTGGGACCTCGCCACCGGAACCGGCGTGGTGGTCGCCGTCCTCGACACCGGCAAGACCTCCCATCCCGACCTCGACAGCCACTGGCTGGCCGGATACGACTTCATCAGCAGCTCGACGACGGCCCGCGACGGCAACGGCCGCGACGCCAACCCCCAGGACCAGGGGGACTGGTACGCCGCCGGCGAGTGCGGCTCGACCACCGCGGCGAACTCCAGCTGGCACGGCACCCACGTCGCCGGCACCATCGCCGCGCTGGGCAACAACAGCCTCGGCGTGGCAGGCGTCGCCTACGACGCCAAGATCCTGCCTGTACGGGTCCTCGGCAAGTGCGGCGGCACCAGCTCGGACATCGCCGACGCCATCGTCTGGGCCTCCGGCGGCACGGTGTCGGGCGTGCCCGCCAACCCCAACCCGGCCAAGGTCATCAACCTGAGCCTCGGCGGCAGCGGCACCTGCTCCACCACCTACCGCAACGCGATCAGCTCGGCCAACAGCCGCGGTACCACCGTGGTCGTCGCGGCTGGCAACTCCAACGCAAACGCCTCCGGCTTCACCCCCGCCAACTGCGCCGGGGTCGTCACGGTGGCCGCGCTGGACCGCGCCGGCAACCGGGCCTTCTACTCCAACTTCGGCGCCACGGTGGAGGTGTCGGCGCCCGGCGGCGAGGTCCGGCTGGAGACCGACCCCCCGGGCACCCGGTCGACCCCCCAGGACGGCATCCTGTCCACCCTCAACGACGGCCTCACCACCCCGGGCAACCCCAGCTACACGACGTACATGGGTACCAGCATGGCCGCCCCGCACGTGGCCGGCCTGGTCGCCCTGATGCTGAGCAAGAAGCCGACCCTGACCCCGGCACAGGTGCTCAGCGCCCTGCAGGCCCACACCCGGCCCATCCCCGGCACCTGCACCGGCGGCTGCGGGACCGGGCTGGTCGACGCCGCGGCCACGGT
- a CDS encoding MarR family winged helix-turn-helix transcriptional regulator — translation MARDDITLGGLAPRDHAFYGLVWAATTLSATVDRALDKTHGLPLSWFEIMLWLNSQDGPIAPTDLGAKTLLSRSQASRVIDALAARDLVERTRSTTDGRSVAIALTESGRQAFAAADATRRAALAEVFDDLLDDADIQALEAIWTKLKNRPPQV, via the coding sequence ATGGCACGCGACGACATAACCCTCGGTGGCCTCGCCCCCCGCGACCACGCCTTCTACGGCCTGGTCTGGGCCGCGACCACGCTGTCGGCGACGGTCGACCGGGCCCTCGACAAGACCCACGGTCTGCCGCTGTCCTGGTTCGAGATCATGTTGTGGCTCAACAGCCAGGACGGCCCGATCGCGCCCACCGACCTGGGTGCCAAGACGCTGCTGAGCCGCAGCCAGGCGTCACGTGTGATCGACGCGCTCGCCGCCCGCGACCTCGTCGAGCGGACGCGCTCCACGACCGATGGCCGGTCGGTGGCGATCGCGCTGACCGAGTCCGGCCGACAGGCCTTCGCCGCCGCCGACGCCACCCGTCGCGCGGCGCTCGCCGAGGTCTTCGACGACCTGCTCGACGACGCCGACATCCAGGCTCTCGAAGCGATCTGGACCAAGCTCAAGAACCGGCCGCCGCAAGTCTGA
- a CDS encoding SDR family NAD(P)-dependent oxidoreductase: protein MDPLGKTVLITGTSTGIGLVTAVACAQAGWTTIATMRDLGKAERLRTAAAEAGVTDRLHIEHLDVTDPASIAACMDRVLSAHGGLDALVNNAGAGHLGTIEQGSTDDVRKVMEVNFFGVVEVTRAAMAALRASRGRLVTVTSVGGVVGQPFNEAYCAAKFATEGFMEALAPVAATVGVDVVVVEPGAVASEFVANVGVDAAAMTAAAGPYAPALAGYLERTQRVFDNAQPAAEVATCVVDVLGAARPAFRVQTSAQARAFAGAKLADLDGSAVQALVGPWVGPASA from the coding sequence GTGGACCCGCTTGGCAAGACAGTGCTCATCACCGGCACGTCGACCGGAATCGGCCTGGTCACCGCAGTCGCCTGCGCTCAGGCGGGCTGGACGACGATCGCCACGATGCGCGACCTCGGCAAGGCCGAGAGACTGCGGACAGCCGCCGCCGAGGCGGGCGTCACCGACCGCCTGCACATAGAGCACCTGGACGTGACCGACCCGGCGAGCATCGCTGCCTGCATGGATCGCGTCCTCAGCGCGCACGGCGGGCTCGACGCCCTGGTCAACAACGCCGGCGCAGGGCACCTCGGCACCATCGAGCAGGGCAGCACGGACGACGTCCGGAAGGTGATGGAGGTCAACTTCTTCGGTGTGGTCGAGGTGACCCGAGCCGCGATGGCCGCCCTGCGGGCCAGCCGGGGACGCCTCGTGACCGTCACCAGCGTCGGAGGAGTGGTCGGGCAGCCGTTCAACGAGGCGTACTGCGCGGCGAAGTTCGCCACCGAGGGCTTCATGGAGGCGCTCGCGCCGGTCGCCGCGACGGTCGGCGTCGACGTGGTCGTGGTGGAGCCGGGCGCGGTCGCCAGCGAGTTCGTGGCCAACGTCGGCGTGGACGCCGCGGCCATGACGGCTGCCGCCGGGCCGTACGCGCCCGCCCTGGCCGGATACCTCGAACGCACCCAGCGGGTGTTCGACAACGCCCAGCCCGCCGCCGAGGTCGCGACGTGCGTCGTGGACGTGCTAGGCGCGGCGAGACCTGCGTTCCGGGTGCAGACGTCCGCGCAGGCACGTGCCTTCGCCGGGGCGAAGCTGGCCGACCTCGACGGCTCCGCGGTGCAGGCACTCGTCGGCCCATGGGTGGGGCCGGCCTCGGCGTAG